A window of the Acidobacteriota bacterium genome harbors these coding sequences:
- a CDS encoding cyclic nucleotide-binding domain-containing protein, whose product MASDVFRSLTVSYKAGERIVAAGERGGCLFVVNAGSVRLREPGAGEGHPSRLLGKGDFFGESALLEGQPYGVNAEAETDCEVVELGPSVFQRLLEANPEFAVRMMRKMAAARREFGRPAPDAPAAKEAGTVAPASSATGRLVLDGGGAIFPLQGEQVLVGRYDPVTEIQPEIDLTGVDTHRSVSRRHSRLTRSSEGWMVAEEVGALNGTFVNGVRLAPGQQVLLRDGDVVSFGMVRVVYREAE is encoded by the coding sequence ATGGCATCCGACGTCTTCAGATCCCTGACGGTGTCCTACAAGGCCGGTGAGCGTATCGTCGCCGCCGGCGAGAGAGGGGGCTGCCTGTTCGTCGTCAACGCGGGCAGCGTGCGGTTGCGCGAGCCCGGGGCGGGGGAGGGCCACCCTTCGAGACTGCTCGGGAAGGGGGATTTCTTCGGGGAGTCGGCGCTCCTCGAAGGGCAGCCCTACGGGGTGAACGCCGAGGCGGAGACCGACTGCGAGGTCGTCGAACTCGGACCGTCGGTCTTTCAGCGCCTGCTCGAGGCCAACCCGGAATTCGCGGTGAGGATGATGCGCAAGATGGCAGCCGCCCGGCGCGAGTTCGGCAGGCCGGCGCCCGACGCTCCCGCGGCGAAGGAAGCCGGAACCGTGGCGCCGGCTTCCTCGGCGACCGGTCGGCTGGTGCTCGATGGCGGAGGCGCGATCTTCCCCCTGCAGGGCGAGCAGGTTCTCGTCGGTCGCTACGATCCGGTGACCGAGATCCAGCCGGAAATCGACCTGACGGGAGTCGATACCCATCGCTCGGTTTCCCGGCGCCATTCGCGGCTGACCCGTTCGTCCGAGGGCTGGATGGTGGCCGAGGAGGTGGGTGCGCTCAACGGAACTTTCGTCAACGGCGTGCGGCTGGCTCCCGGGCAACAGGTTCTGCTCCGCGATGGGGACGTGGTTTCCTTCGGCATGGTCCGGGTCGTCTATCGCGAAGCGGAGTAG
- a CDS encoding segregation/condensation protein A has protein sequence MSENTSNPRPEIFASPVDAPPPTGLEVSLPQFEGPLDLLLHLVRSQGIDILDIPITEIASQYNAYLDQMRELDLEVASEYLVMAATLAHIKSRMLLPPDPAEEGAEDPRLELAMQLLEYEKYQKAAEALGVLETSRELMFVRNAPPPEELAGVMTLEVDLDQLVGAFEKVLARLESEDLNQVIRRENFKIHDMMARILASLEQDGRASFRDLVEACRTRLERIVLFLGLLELVRLGNVTAQQAGWRTEILIRRRHDRPAEAPGAAVDGDE, from the coding sequence ATGTCCGAGAACACTTCCAATCCACGGCCCGAGATCTTCGCTTCCCCCGTCGACGCTCCGCCACCGACGGGGCTCGAGGTCAGCCTGCCCCAGTTCGAGGGGCCTCTCGACCTGCTCCTTCATCTGGTGCGCAGCCAGGGCATCGACATCCTGGACATCCCCATCACGGAGATCGCCAGCCAGTACAACGCCTACCTCGATCAGATGCGTGAGCTGGACCTGGAGGTGGCCTCCGAGTACCTGGTGATGGCGGCCACCCTGGCTCACATCAAGTCGAGAATGCTGTTGCCGCCCGATCCTGCCGAGGAGGGCGCGGAGGATCCGCGCCTGGAACTGGCGATGCAGCTGCTGGAGTACGAGAAATACCAGAAGGCCGCCGAGGCCCTGGGGGTGCTCGAGACCAGCCGCGAGCTGATGTTCGTGCGGAACGCGCCCCCGCCGGAGGAACTGGCGGGGGTGATGACCCTCGAAGTCGACCTCGACCAGCTGGTGGGAGCCTTCGAAAAGGTGCTCGCGCGACTGGAGAGCGAGGATCTCAACCAGGTCATCCGGCGCGAGAACTTCAAGATCCACGACATGATGGCGCGCATCCTGGCGAGCCTCGAACAGGACGGGCGAGCCAGCTTCCGGGACCTGGTCGAAGCCTGTCGAACCCGGCTCGAGAGGATCGTGCTCTTCCTCGGCTTGCTCGAGCTGGTGCGGCTGGGTAACGTGACCGCGCAGCAGGCCGGATGGCGGACCGAGATTCTCATCCGCCGGCGTCACGACCGGCCGGCGGAGGCTCCCGGGGCTGCGGTGGACGGCGATGAGTGA